One Labrys wisconsinensis genomic window, GTGCGCGAGGTGGTGGTCGTCGATTGCGGCAGCACCGACGGCACGCCGGCCATGGCCACAGCGCTGGGCGCGCGGGTGATCCACAACGACTGGACCGGCTTCGGGCCGCAGAAGCGCTTCGCCGAGGATGCAGCCCGGCACGACTGGATCCTCAACCTCGACGCCGACGAATGGCTGTCCGATGCGGCACGGCGCGAGCTCGGCCGCCTGCTGGCGCGGCCGCTCCCGGAAGCCATCCACGGCTACCGCTTCGACATCGTGCCGATCTACCCCGACGCCGAGCGGCCGCGGCTCCTGCCCGACACGCACCATTATGTCAGGCTCTACGACCGGCGCCGCTGCCGCTTTCCCACGAGCCTGGTGCACGACGAGGTCAAGCCGGCCGCGGCCCATACCGGACAGATCCGCTCCCCGGTCTATCACCGGTCGATCCGGTCGATCCGCCACCTCCTCGACAAGAACATCGCCTATTTCCGGCTGCAGAGCCGGGAGATCCACCTGCCCCCCGCGGTGGCCGCAGCGCGGCTGCTGCTGGAGCCGCCGTTCTTCTTCCTCAAGTACTATCTCTTGCGCGGCCACTGCACCGGCGGCCTGTTCGGCCTGCGCGTCGCCCTGGCCGCGACCTATCTGCGCGCCTATCGCCTGGTGGTGCTCGGCTTCGGGAGCCGGCGATGACTCTCCTCCACGTCCGGGCCCGGCTCGGCACGCCCTTCGGCCCGGGAGGCGCCGGCTGATGTCGATCGAAGCTCTTCCTGAAGCCGGCACGATGCCACGCCTCGTGCCCATCCGCGCGGACGATGCGTCGGACGCGGCACCGGTCTATCTCTGCCCGCACGTTCCCAAATGCGCCGGCAGCACCGTCATCGACCATATGCGCGCCCTGCCCGACGGCCGCTTCGCGATGATGGAAAAGCCGGAGCGCCGAGCCTTCGACCAGGGCGCCGCGCCGATGCTGGCGACCCTGAGCCGGGCCCGGTTCCTGACCGGGCACTATCTCCCGCACGCGGTTGCCCGCCTATTCGAGGGGCGGCCGGTGCGCGAGATCGCCCTCCTGCGCGATCCCGTCGGCTATTTCCGCTCCTTCTACCGCTTCTACCGCCGCCAGACGCGGCGGCGCGACCGGGCGGAGGCCATGGACTTCGCCTTCTGGTATCGCTGCCAGCGCCGCAATCCCGTCAGCCATTTCCTGCTGTCGCGCTACTGGCGCGTCGGCGTGCTGCGCGAGCTGCTGATGTCGGAGGACCAGGCGTTCGACCTCCTCTCCGAGCGGCTCGAGCGCTTCTGGTTCGTCGGCTCCTACCGGCACTGCGACCGCCTGCTCGCCAGCCTCTCCCTGGCGTTCGACCTGCCGGCCGAGGTCGAGGACCGCAACGTCAGCAGCGACGCCTTCACCCTGCCGGCGCCTCTGGAGGACCGGATCCGCCGCGAGAACCGGCTCGACCAGGCGCTGTACGAGGCCTTTGCCGATCGGCTCTGGCAAGGCGGGCCCGTCGGGTCCCGCCCCGCGGCGCTGCCGCCCTGGCCGCACAAGGCGCTCAGCGAGGCCCGGCTCTGCCTGGCGCGCATCGAGCGTCATCTCCGGACCTGAGCGGCCAAAAAATTCTGCGGCGCCTGTCGGACGGCCGACGTCCGCCTCGTCCTTGGGGCAGACGGCCACATCCGTGCCGTCGCACGAGCGGCCCTGCCGGCCCGCGGAGGATACCATGACCGACAGCACCACCGAGACTGCCCCCGCCAAGCCGCCGGTGCTCGGCGGCGTCGTGCCCTATCTCAGCGTCGACGGCGCGACCAAGGCCGCCGCCTTCTATGCCGAGGCCTTCGGCGCAACCGAAGTGTTCCGCATGCCGCCCGACGAGAAGGGGCGGACCATGCACATCCATCTCCACGTCAACGGCAGCTCGCTGATGCTGAGCGACGCCTATCCCGAGCACGGCCATCCCTGGGTGGCGCCGCAGGGCTTCAACCTCACCCTGATGGTCGACGACATCGACGCCTGGTGGCAGCGCGCCATCGCCGCCGGCGCCACGGCGATCCTGCCGGTGCAGACCATGTTCTGGGGCGACCGCTACGCCCAGCTGCGCGACCCCTTCGGCGTGCTCTGGGCGATGAACGCGCCGGCGGCCTGAGCCGGGCAGCAGAATGGCGGACGGCGGGGCCGCCGTCCGCCTCGAGACCATCCCCGGCCTGGCCCTTGCTCAGGCCGACGTGACCGAGCGGTTGTGCGCGAACCAGAGCTCGGCGGCCGCCAGCACGGCCACGATCAGGCCGGCGGCGACATGCACCGTCATGGCCTCGGCCGAGGACGCAAAGCCCAGCAGCCAGGGCGAGAGCAGCGTCAG contains:
- a CDS encoding glycosyltransferase family 2 protein, coding for MPLAFSPPSRRHLPASGAPEEPAPSSRAFDSLVRLPAAGSRTAEPSRLAPGGDACAGPPCQAVTCTIITFNEADRIDRCIRSVQGLVREVVVVDCGSTDGTPAMATALGARVIHNDWTGFGPQKRFAEDAARHDWILNLDADEWLSDAARRELGRLLARPLPEAIHGYRFDIVPIYPDAERPRLLPDTHHYVRLYDRRRCRFPTSLVHDEVKPAAAHTGQIRSPVYHRSIRSIRHLLDKNIAYFRLQSREIHLPPAVAAARLLLEPPFFFLKYYLLRGHCTGGLFGLRVALAATYLRAYRLVVLGFGSRR
- a CDS encoding VOC family protein, yielding MTDSTTETAPAKPPVLGGVVPYLSVDGATKAAAFYAEAFGATEVFRMPPDEKGRTMHIHLHVNGSSLMLSDAYPEHGHPWVAPQGFNLTLMVDDIDAWWQRAIAAGATAILPVQTMFWGDRYAQLRDPFGVLWAMNAPAA